The DNA segment ggatgaacttccccaagattgacacattcactcctgaaatgattcgttaggagaggttgtgtcaatctcggggtgcaccatgggacacgtccatcccatggtgccaatcttgttagtagattttgataatgttatgatttgaatgtcgttattgtggcaatcttgttgtaaattttgataatgttagtagagttcattgtggcaatcttgttgtaaattttgataacgttatgatttgaatgtcgttattgtggcaatcttgttgtaaattttgataatgttatgattttaatgttagaatccgttgttgtttgcccttttttgttatataccactttgcgaattagcttcaaaacacatccaggcttcgcatatgcgaactaaattcatcaagcaaacccaaacatttacttcgcagacttcgcatagtatggaatatgcgaagtcagacgggatggggcgagccgcgcgtaaatattgggggtatttttggaaagtcacacaaaatgaatctagatatgtaataggttgagtaaatgggttaaacatgtaaatgggcctcccatttgacctagttttgtaattttccctttttttagtCCAACCCTAATAGAAAAGGCTTTAAAAAATAACTTCTAACCACATAGTTAAAATTAACCCGACATATAAATAGCGGTTCGGCCACCGACCTGGATCCTAGAACTCTAATACGATTTCTATTCTATTATGTGAGGAATTTTTGTTGGAAATTTTACATCCGCTCCATTGATGATCCCACTTAAATAAAATATGTTGTTTTCCTATAAAATGAATAATTAAGAGCTCCattattgaataattttattttttatgaattgaataattaatttaactaaTAATGAAATGGGAATATAAAATTTGTTTGAGGACATAACGATAATGAAAAAgtggaaaaaaaataattaaaaaaaggaaaagaaagagaaGTGAGTGGCATGAACAGTGCAATGAACAAAGTGAAAACGGACAAGAAATGAATAATGAATTAAGCTAAAAAGAAAGTTGCGGAACAAAGGCAGCAAAacagggaagaagatgatgatgatgatataaAGTAACCATGGTTACTAACATCTCTTTCTACGGAAAACACGGGATATTAACCATGGTTAAGTTAACAACACAcacttccttttctttcttgattATGGTGGTTTTTGGCCTCTGCTGCCTTTTGCGGTTTATATATAATACACACAGGATCACGCCCACCCCAACCCAACCCATTCTCATAACATCCATCCATCCATCTCAATCCCTGCTTTACATAGAGACCTGTATTTTCTTTGATTCTTATTTGAATGCTATTTCTTAATTTGAAGATGTCAAGGCTTCACTTATAGTGTAAGTCTCTATCCATCACTTTGAATTTTCCATTtcgatttctttctcttttctctgAACTACTTGAATTTTATGTTGTCAATATGTTGCAAGCTCCTTGATTTCAGAATTGGCTGAAAAATGCTAGATCCCGTCTCATTTTCTGACCTATTTCTAGAATTGGGGTTTTTTTATGCAGCAAAATTAGTTTAAATTTTGGAGTAATTTGAGCTTCTCTTTCTTTGATGTTTCTCATGTTTACAACTTTCTACATGGTGTTGATCTTCAATTTTGGTTGAGCCAGGCTAGATCTTTGTGTTTTCGAAGTCTGTTTTTCCCTTTTCTTCCTCTTTGATTTGGTCAGTCACTAGTTTTGTCTTTGAATGAATTAGTTAAGATTTTTTTGAACAATTTTTCATGTTAATTTGTCTGTTTTCATTTGTTGGATTGAGGGATTTTAATATTTGAAGAATAATCCATAGGCTTGAATCCAAATCTTTCACAAGAACAGCTTATTGCCAGCAAATTTGTCAAATTCCTGAAATCTGTCTTAATCTTATACTCTATATAATCTCTAACCCTATTGATGCTGAGTCATCCTTTCTCCGTGAATTTAATACTTGAATAATAGTCCATACTAATTTGCTTTGTATATTTTGCAGGTTATGTTTCTTATATCTCTTCATTGATCATATTCAGAAACCATATTGGTACATATTTAAGGTAATCATTCAGCTCTTCAATTGCTATGCAATTTGTTAATCTTATTCATTGATATGTTCCTTACTTGTTTTGTATGGATTTCTCATCAGAATTGATTAAGAAACTTCAATTCATATTGACGAAAAATGGGTCTTTCAAGTCTTCCCGGTCCATCTGAAGGAGTACTCTGTGTGATTTTGGTTAACACTgccttatcaatctcacttttCAAAGGGATACTCCGATCAATCCTTCATGTTATTGGCATCCATTTATCTTCGTCCTCATCACCGCAGCCAccaccatcatcatcatcatcacaaTCGAGTTCATCAGATTATTCTGAAGTCCAAGCAGAATCATATGATTTTCATATGGGTTCATCAAATCCTTACATAAATGAATTCCGGAGTAGGAGTCCGGCCACACGATTCGATTCAATGTGTAGGTGTAAACAAGAAGAGCGTGAGTGCTCGGTGTGCTTGACAGAATTTGAAGGGGAGTCAGAAATAAACTATTTGGGATGTGGGCATCTTTTCCACAAGGTTTGCTTGGAGAAATGGTTGGATTATTGGAATTTTACATGCCCTCTTTGCAGGTCTCCAGTGATGCCTGAAGAGGAAGCAAGAACATGCATTTGGTGAGCATATTATGTGAAGCTGTTTTAGTTTCAGGAAAGTGTTGATGTACAGCCTGCAGTGTACAGGTACCTTTAGTTTTTGTTGAGTATATTAGAGGGATAGTTGTTGTATACTTAAGATGTGCACGAGATGACACCAAATTTTATTGTACATAAATGTGAGGTTTGGTCTCAGGTGCCACTTCCTTTTCAACTTCAACTTGTTAGAGTAATGAATTTGCCTTTGTTTCTGTGAGATTATAAAAGGAACCTCCTTGTATGAAGTTTATATTGAGAGTAAATCTGTAAACGAGTGAGTGCTTTATATATTAAAGCAGTATTACCTTCATTTCAAAAGTTATACTAAAGGAGTCTTACCCACATATATAAGGAGCCCATACAATTCTATACTCAAGCAATGTAGTGTGCCTTGCAGTTCTTTCCTATAACCGCATGCTCATGATATCACTGTTTCACATATATAGGGAGTTTATTCCCCTAAAACGAAaattatttcatatatatatatagggagcTAAGAGTTGATTAGCTCTCTAATCCAGCAATATTAATATGTCGATTAGGTTACAAATTTACAAATACGGGAAAAAACATATCGAAAATGTTATTTATAAAAAACATAACTTGTTTCCAaacaaaaatagataaaaaaataactttcataAAATAGTTTTCAAACTAGTCTTCAAATGAAAATAGATATGAATATGAAAGGGATACAAACACGAGATGCATAAATCCTATTAAAGAAGACTATTTTATTAATAGTCTTTAACGAAAGTAGTAGGTATGGATACTATTAAAGAGGAATGAACAAGTGAATTTGTTTCCTATAACAAAATAGAGTCACATTGGTGGAGATTAAATTCATTCTAATAGATCTATTAAGTCTTTAAATCTAACGGTAATAGGGTGAATGGTAAAATAGGGTGGGGTGAATGGTAAAATAGGGTTCACCTGAACACCATTAATACATTTTATATAAGATAAAATAGGATTCACCCGAACACCattaatacatttttttatataaggtCTAGGTTCCAAatgtttttttcaaattttttcttttttttttcttttttactctCCAGAGAGTTGAAtggtaatttttcaaaattttcaaattggGCTCTTTAGTATAAAATTTGAGGTAAAAATGGTTATAATattaaggcctaatacacaaataaccccctgaacttgtccaaatgttgcaactgtccccttcaactttcaattgtaacaacttacctctcaaacttgtccaattctAACAACTTAcctcttaaacttgtccaattgtaaaacacaaccccaaattgctgacatggactgcaattgaagaaacacgtgaaatacaaaatctgcaacgctcgtggagtatgataatcagatctttggcgtgatacgaatacgggaaattttttttacggttgcttcaaatacggtgtaaaaaaattcctaatttggggttatgttttacaattggacaagtttaaggggtaagttgttacaattgaaagttgaggggggcagttgcaatatttgaacaagttcaggaggttatttgtgtattaggcgtaatattaataaaaggaGTAGATAAGAAAAAATTTGTGATAAAAAtgattataatattaataagagTGGTAGGTattttaagaaaagaaaatagaggagtgttgaaaaaaaaaggaaaaggggaTATTAAAATGGAAAATATAGAATTAGTGGGATAATGAAGTTTTTGGTAATTTGAGAAAGAGGAGGATAATGTATCTCTGTGAAGCACAGAATGCCATATGATATAACCACGAAATGTTGTTTTCCCTTTTATGGACAAATAGTGAGTTTGACCTGTAATCCTTATTTCCTTTCAACCTGCCTTTCTATAAACAAAGTTCATCAATTTAAGATGATATCAAACTCTCCTAGTTCAATGACCGAGTATAGAATAGAATATAGAATAGAATATTGGTACAGCGGAgtggtcggctcgataaaagctcgattCGGTTTAACTTGATTGGATATGGTAAATGAGTCGCTCACAAGCACGATTTAGAGGCTCGattcgtaaacgagccgagcttgaacacgCGCAACAAAGCTCGGCTTGAAAGCTCGCAAGCAGACTGAGTTATAGGTTCGATTTGTAAATGAGTCGAGCTTGAGCACAACAAAGCTCGCGAGCATACTGGGTTATAGGctcgtgaacaagttcatgaacaagctcaaTTATAATGTTTAGAACAGTTTCGATAGAGGCTCGTGAACAAGCTCGATAGAAGTTCATGAATAAACTCATGAATAATATCAAATATTATCTATGATCATTTcaaaattcttttatttgatattatttaaaaactaaaattaagttaataatataataaaaagtaaattaagTTAGGAGGATGTGGACGGGATTCAAGATTCACTTCTCCAATTCCTCTTTTCATTTCCaactctctctcctcacactattttttatttaatgattaaaaagagttttttttaatgtttatacatgtaaaattgtattatttcatttgctaaacacggtattattttatttgatattatttcatttgcgaAACAcgctatttttttctttattttataaaatttaatgatcaatatcaattattcaaatatttaatatatattaagagcgAAAAAAGGtgaatatttaatatattaaaattgaaaaaaggaaaacaaaatgcgaaaaacataAGAAACgcaaaaaacgcgaaaaatacaAAGTACGTGAAAAACACAGAATATGTGAAAACTGTGAAAACCGAGAAAATtagaaaatgcgaaaaatgcagaaaacgagaaaaatgtggaatacaagaaaaacataaaaaatacagaaaaacGGGAAAAACAAAGAATAAAGGGAAAACGTAGAATATGGAAAAATGCAACAAACAAGAAAACCGAGAAAATAgtaaaaacacagaaaatgagaaaaacacaaaaagcaaAAATGCGAAAGATACAAAACATGGGAAAACGCATAAAAATGAGAAAAGTGCAAAATACGAAAAAATAGTAAAACGAGTAAAACAAAGAATATGGGAAAAATGCAGCAAACAATAGTATTAtgcatttttccttttttcccgTTTTTCtgtattttgcattttttcgtaTTCTTTGTTTTCCGTATTTTCATGTATTCTTCGTTTTTTCatattatgtattttttttcatattctgcgcttttttattttatgactTTCATGTATTAtcttttttcacgt comes from the Euphorbia lathyris chromosome 5, ddEupLath1.1, whole genome shotgun sequence genome and includes:
- the LOC136230779 gene encoding probable E3 ubiquitin-protein ligase XERICO — translated: MGLSSLPGPSEGVLCVILVNTALSISLFKGILRSILHVIGIHLSSSSSPQPPPSSSSSQSSSSDYSEVQAESYDFHMGSSNPYINEFRSRSPATRFDSMCRCKQEERECSVCLTEFEGESEINYLGCGHLFHKVCLEKWLDYWNFTCPLCRSPVMPEEEARTCIW